In Allocoprobacillus halotolerans, a genomic segment contains:
- a CDS encoding ABC transporter ATP-binding protein, with the protein MKIMRKFIQYYKPYKTVFILDMICAMVISIIDLAFPQILNYLNDTLYISHYQEIIQNLLWLAVFLFIMYAIRALCKYYVSAQGHIMGAQMERDMRKDLFDKFEQLSFSYYDRNNTGEMMSKLVSDLFDICEFAHHGPENVFISLLKIIGSFILLMYIHIPLTILLMIVTLCMLLFSLRQNKAMQQTFMDNRQKIAGVNASLQDTLAGIRVVKSFANEDIERHKFARSNERFLQSKKNNYHCMGKFQGGNNFFQGLLYITILVGGGFFIAEGSLEPIALATYALYINIFITPIEVLVEFTEMLQKGYSGFKRFNEVMETQVEIEDAPDSHDLKDVKGVIDYKDVCFGYDDEKVLDHLNIHIDSGRSIALVGPSGGGKTTICSLLLRFYDVTSGSIEIDGQDIRKLTLKSLRQSIGIVQQDVYLFTGSIKENISYGKPGASDEEIIEAAKKANIHEFIMSLPDGYDTYVGERGTRLSGGQKQRISIARIFLKDPKILILDEATSALDNESERHIQKSLEVLAKNRTCITIAHRLSTIRNADEIIVIGNNGIVERGTHQFLLNKNNVYAKYYRLQFEGLEDDHA; encoded by the coding sequence ATGAAGATTATGAGAAAATTTATTCAATATTATAAACCATACAAAACTGTTTTTATTTTAGATATGATTTGTGCAATGGTTATTAGTATAATAGATTTAGCATTTCCTCAGATATTAAATTATTTAAACGATACATTGTATATATCTCATTATCAGGAAATTATCCAGAATTTGCTTTGGTTAGCAGTTTTTCTATTCATTATGTATGCTATTCGTGCTTTATGTAAATACTATGTATCTGCGCAAGGACATATTATGGGTGCACAGATGGAAAGAGATATGAGAAAAGATCTATTTGATAAATTTGAACAGTTATCTTTTTCTTATTATGATCGTAATAATACTGGAGAAATGATGAGTAAATTAGTAAGTGATTTATTTGATATTTGTGAATTTGCCCATCATGGACCTGAAAATGTCTTTATTTCTTTATTAAAAATTATTGGTTCATTTATTTTATTAATGTATATCCATATACCTTTAACAATTCTTTTAATGATTGTGACATTATGTATGTTGTTGTTTTCATTAAGACAAAATAAGGCTATGCAACAAACATTTATGGATAATCGTCAAAAGATTGCAGGAGTGAATGCTTCTTTACAAGATACTTTAGCGGGTATTAGAGTTGTAAAGTCTTTTGCGAACGAAGATATTGAAAGACATAAATTTGCAAGAAGTAATGAAAGATTTTTACAAAGTAAGAAAAATAATTATCATTGTATGGGTAAATTCCAAGGTGGTAATAACTTCTTTCAAGGTTTGCTTTATATCACAATATTAGTTGGTGGAGGTTTCTTTATTGCTGAGGGTTCATTAGAACCTATCGCTCTAGCAACTTATGCTTTATATATTAATATTTTCATTACACCAATTGAAGTGCTTGTAGAATTTACTGAAATGCTTCAAAAAGGATATTCAGGATTTAAACGTTTTAATGAAGTGATGGAAACACAGGTAGAAATAGAAGACGCGCCTGATAGTCATGATTTAAAAGATGTCAAAGGTGTGATTGATTATAAAGATGTATGTTTTGGATATGATGATGAAAAAGTATTGGATCATTTGAATATTCATATTGATTCAGGTCGTTCAATTGCTTTAGTTGGACCTTCTGGTGGTGGAAAAACAACAATTTGTTCTTTATTATTACGTTTTTATGATGTGACGAGTGGAAGTATTGAAATAGATGGTCAAGATATTCGAAAACTGACACTTAAATCATTACGTCAATCTATTGGAATTGTACAACAGGATGTTTATTTGTTTACAGGTTCAATTAAAGAAAATATTTCTTATGGAAAACCAGGTGCGAGTGATGAAGAAATCATTGAAGCAGCAAAAAAAGCCAATATTCATGAATTTATTATGAGTTTACCTGATGGTTATGATACATATGTTGGAGAAAGAGGAACACGTTTAAGTGGAGGGCAAAAACAACGTATATCTATTGCGAGAATTTTTCTTAAAGACCCTAAAATATTAATCTTGGATGAAGCAACAAGTGCTTTAGATAACGAAAGTGAACGTCATATTCAAAAAAGTCTAGAAGTTCTTGCGAAAAATCGTACTTGTATTACGATTGCTCATAGATTATCTACAATCAGAAATGCGGATGAAATTATTGTTATTGGTAATAATGGTATTGTAGAAAGAGGAACACATCAATTTTTATTAAATAAAAATAATGTGTATGCCAAATACTATCGTTTACAATTTGAAGGATTGGAAGATGATCATGCTTAA